TACTCGTTTTGATGCGTTGATTTGATAGATTACTATNNNNNNNNNNNNNNNNNNNNNNNNNNNNNNNNNNNNNNNNNNNNNNNNNNNNNNNNNNNNNNNNNNNNNNNNNNNNNNNNNNNNNNNNNNNNNNNNNNNNNNNNNNNNNNNNNNNNNNNNNNNNNNNNNNNNNNNNNNNNNNNNNNNNNNNNNNNNNNNNNNNNNNNNNNNNNNNNNNNNNNNNNNNNNNNNNNNNNNNNNNNNNNNNNNNNNNNNNNNNNNNNNNNNNNNNNNNNNNNNNNNNNNNNNNNNNNNNNNNNNNNNNNNNNNNNNNNNNNNNNNNNNNNNNNNNNNNNNNNNNNNNNNNNNNNNNNNNNNNNNNNNNNNNNNNNNNNNNNNNNNNNNNNNNNNNNNNNNNNNNNNNNNNNNNNNNNNNNNNNNNNNNNNNNNNNNNNNNNNNNNNNNNNNNNNNNNNNNNNNNNNNNNNNNNNNNNNNNNNNNNNNNNNNNNNNNNNNNNNNNNNNNNNNNNNNNNNNNNNNNNNNNNNNNNNNNNNNNNNAAGTTGTTATATAAACCTATTATCAGCTCAAATCTCACCATTTGAATTCatttactttctctctcttctctctctcttccGCAATCACACTTTTTATTCTCACGCACGTCAATTTTCGCGCGTAGTTGTCTTCTTCGCTCTCTGTTGTCATCTTCTTTGTGTTCATCATCATCCGTGATCGATTTCGTGATTTCTTCAAAATTCGTCTCGATTGCTTATTCTCCTTCACTTTTTCTTCATCATTCGTCTTCATCCATTTTTCCTCGGTTTATCATATTCAATGTCGTATTTCATCGTTTTTGcttctttatttttatgttttaattttttcatttctgttttttCTGTTTAATTGCACGATGTTTAATTGTTATTGTATCTTCGACTGAATTCGTTGTGTAATTACTGGTTTTTTGTTATAATTGATGTTATAATTCATCAACATCAGTCACGGATTCATCAATTCGTGCTATTTTATGTATTAAAATCATGTACTGGTTATATACTTTCTTCAACATGTAGTTTTCGCTATTTTTGTTGCGTTAAAATTTAATCTCTGTTTTTTTCATCTTCTAATTGACGTATAACAAATAATGTACTCATTGTCTGTTTTGTTtatcatcaagtttattttgcattCTTGCTTGTGTTTACTTCAAGTTTAAATCGTTATTTAACGATTTCCTTTTGTATCACTTTTTATTGATGCAGATTATCATAATTAATTAAAAGTATCACATTTTATAGTTTTTGTTTGCACGATTCTGCTCATTAGAATCGTTTCTCTTATACAATATCACATTGAGTCCTTTACAAGTATCATAGGCTTTAGTACATGACTGCAACTACTTTTTGTGCAttagtatcacatgttatgcttTAGAATATAACATTGAATTCTTTACAGTATCAAAGGCTGCAGATACATGGTGGTCATTACTCTCTGTGCATTAGTATCACGTGTTATGCTGAGAATATCACATTGAGTCCTTTACAATATCATATGATGCAGTACATGACTTGTAATCGGTTCAGTGCATttgtatcacatgttatgctcCGAATATCACATGTATTCCTTCAAAGTATCATAGGTGCAATACGGTTGCGTATTTGTTTTATATTCATCGTATCACATTTTATGTTGCACAATATCACATGCATTCCTTCACAATATCATAGTTTGTTATGATCTAGTTATATTTGTTATATttgtatcacatgttatgctcCAGAATATCACATGTATTTCGTCACAAGAGTATCATAGGTCGCAATACGGTtgcgtatttattttatattcatCAAGTATCACGTTTTATGTTGCACAATATCACATGCATTCCTTCACAATATCATAGTCTTGTTATAATCTAGTTATATTTGTTATAATTTGTTTACTCAACTTCTCTTCTTTGTAGAAAATACTTTTGTTGTCCCCGTGGTACTGTTCCTTCTCCACAATGCATAGCGTTGATGAGGTGCATCTTGGGAATCGTCTTTCTTTGATGGTGACTTTGGAGGTTCGAAGAGTGGGTCGGAAATATTGCAACTAAATTTACACCTACAATAGGACAAACTTTTGCTAGGTTAGACGAGGGTATACAATTTTATGAGACTTATGCAATAGCATGTGGTTTTGAACCAAGGAAATCTTCAACGAAAAGGTTTCGTAGTAGTGGAGATATTAGGACAAAATTGATTGTGTGTCACCGGGAAGGATTTAGGTATTCTAAGCCGACAATATTACCCATTACTGGTGAGGAGGAGGAGCCAATGGTCAAGGCCTCTAATCCGAAGCAGACTAAGGTTACTAGGATTGGTTGTAAAGTTAGGATTTTCTTTAGATTTGTTATTAAAGAAATTgaccaagttcaagtgccattcTTTGTTGTTGATCAGTTTCATGTTGCCCATAACCACCGTCTTTCTCCACTCAAGTATAGAGAATTTCAGAAAAAATGTAGAAACCTTGCTTTGCAACATAAACAAACCATCGTTGATAATTGCAAGGTCAATATTGGCCCAACCTCTACTTTTAGGTCCGTCAAGGAATATGTTGATGGCTATGAAAATATTGGAGCTTCTTTAACTGAGTTTAAGAATTTTGGAAGGGAAATCAAGTGTTTTATAGGTCTTAAGGATGCTCAAATGTTTGTAGACTAGTTGGAAACCCTTCATGAAACCCAGGAAGGTTTTTATTTTGCCTATGATATTGATCAGAATAAGTGTTTGTTTCGTGTATTTTGGGCTGATGCAGCAGCACGTCGTAATTACGCTCTATACGGTGAGGCGGTGACTTTTGACCCAACCTATTCAACTAATAAGTACAACATGATCTTTGCTCCCTTTACTGGTGTTGATCATCACAAGAAGTCCGTCACTTTTGGCGCTTCGCTTATGTCTAGGGAGAATGACTAGAATTTTAAatggattttcacaaaattcttAGATTGTATGGGTGGGAAGGAACCCCATTGCTTTTTTACCGATCAATGTCCTGCTATGAAAATTGCAGTCCCTACTGCTTTTACGACTGCTGTCCACCgctattgcatgtggcatattatgaagaaattacctgaaaaggtagGCACGACATTGACCAAAGAGACTGACTTCGTCACTCGTTTGAATTCATTGTTTGGGATTGAGTTAGAGCCTTCGACTTCGAAGAGAGGTGGTGTTCGTTGATCAGTGAGTTTCAATTGGAAGATAATTCATGGTTGCAATATCTGTTTTCCAAGCGGCAACGTTGGATTCCGGCGTATTATCGTGATATTCCTCTTGGTTGTCTTTTAAGAACAACGCAACGCTCTGAAAGCGCAAACAGCTTCTTTAAGCGGTTTGAGAATCCTCATGGCACacttgttgagttttggatgcgctTTCAAAGTGCTATGGATCAACAACAGTACACCCAAAAATCTCTTGGCCAGAGATAGTGATCACTCCCTACCTCAAACCAACCCTTCTTAGCCTTGAGGTTCATGCATCGACTGTTTATACGCACGCTCTCTTTTATGAATTCCAAAAGCGGTCGTTGATTCTCTAAACTCATGTAGTCTTTGGTGATTCTTCAAGGGAGGGCGTCAAGGTTCTAGAAGTTGAAGATTCTATCTTGATAAGACTTACACTGTCGCATTTAATCCTTCAACATTTGATGCAACATGTTCATGCAAGCTGATTGAGAGGAAGGGATACATATGTAAACACATCATCTGGATTTTATCAGGTAAAGGGATCAAAAAGATACCTGATAAGTATCTCCTCAGTAGGTGGACGAAGAACACTAAAAAAATGCCCTTGTATGATGCTCACGGTCAATTGTTGGATGATTTTACTTCGTCGGATGTCACTAAGCTTTAGATTTCATTATCTGGTGCGAATTCTACTCAACATTAACACTGCTCAAATCTCTTGCCTGAAAATCACATAAATGAACGACTTCATTATCTGAAGACATTTAGACAAAATTTCAAGTCTGTctttgaaaaattgactaaacacCAAGAGTTGGAGATGCTCCTTGGGGTTAAGTCTTCATCTGAGGTTCGTATACTACCTCATGTTCAATCAAAAAACAAGGTGCGGCAAGAGGTTGATGTCCAAGAAATATCGATCTGTTGCAAAGGCACAAAAGCCGAAAAGATTTTGCAATAATTGTAAACAAATGACACATCATGATAAGCGGAATTGCCCTAATCCAGCTGTTGATACATCACAACACTCGTTTGATCATGAATCCGATGTAAGTAATTTGTCTTACACCTTTTATTATTTCAGTTTTACGTTTGCTATACCACGATTCTTTGAAGTGTGACCCCGATAAACAATATCGAGTCCACGCTAAAAAATATCACATTCCATGGTAAATAATATCGATTACCTTGTTACCCACTATCGAATATACACTTGATTGTAGACAATATCATCCCAATATTAAAAGGTGTCtactttgaaacaatatcacaataattTAATAACAATATCACTTGTCACTGGCAACATTTATCAATTTTAAATCCCTATCTATTTTAAGAATCAACCAAACAATATCAACACGTGTATTCAAAAATATCAGATGTACCCCAACAATATCAAACAACAAAAGGTTTTTTAAATCCTTAGCCAGTGTTGTTGTTCCTGAGTATTAATATCACAACAACTAAAACATAATATCATACAAcccttgaaacaatatcacagtttaccAGAAGTTGATAAAAAAGAAGTTATACTTTGTCAAACTTCTTACTAACGTTATGTCACTGTTTTTGTCTGTTTGTTTTGCAGATTTCTTCACTTGTTGATAGTGATTAAGGGCTTCTGTATGCTGAGGAAGTTTATTTAACATCATCAACTTTTCAGAATCGACTTTTCATTGTTTATACTATTTAATTTTTTCTTGTATGTCATTCCAAATGGCATCAATTTTGTATTCTTTCCATTTTGGGTATCAACGTTATAAAAACCGCATAATTACTAATGtcattttgttgctattattaaATACTATCCCACCTCATTTGAAGGTTTATCACACTTGATACACAAAAACAATATCATCATAATAGTTAAACAATACACAACATTACACTTGCTTGTATacgtattttattatattgtattataTTGTAAAATACTTCTAAGGAATATCACATTTCAAGTGAAACAATATCACCAGTAATCATAAATATTACCACTACAATTGGATGTTTTTAGGAAACAATATTACAAAAGTATGATTGAAATATCACAGTAAATACTAGACAATATCAACCACTGAGTGCAATAATATCACAATTTCCAAACAATGTCAACACGTGTATTCAAAAATATCACAGTATGTACCCCAACAATATCAAACAACAAAAGGATTTTTATATCCTTAGCCACTGTTGTTGTTCCTGAGGATTAATATCACAACAACTAAAACATAATATCATAAAACCCTTGAAAGAATATCACAGTTTTCCAGAAATTGAACAAAAAGAAGTTATACTTTGTCAAACCCTTGAAATATCACAGTACATACTAGACAATATCAACCAGTGAGTGCAATAATATCACAATTTTGTCTGCTTAATAATATCACAACTTATCCAACTAAAAAGGAATTTTCAAACCCTACCCCCTGATTTATTTTAGAGAATAAATACAACAATATCAACATGTTTACGGAACAATATCACACTGAGTACCAAAACAATATCAAAGAGAAAAAGATTTTAAGAACCTTGATTGCTGTTATTATTACTGATAACTAATATCACAACAACTTAAGCGAAGTATCACCCAACTCCTGAAACAATATCACCGTTTACTAagagttgataaaaaaaaaagttctaTTTCCTACCATTGTACCTACAACAATATCACACAACACCTGGAACAATATCCCTTGTTTGTCCTACCAGCATTACATTCCTAGCCCTACTTTTGTCCTCTTCCTCTACCTCTCCCTCTTCCTCTATTATTAGGATTTGCAGTTGTCTTCAGTCGTTTGTACTGGATTGTGGGTGTTTctgcatcatcttcaccatctccttTGGATTCAGGTAGTCTATAAAAACAGAAATGGCATGTTATGGTTCTATATGAAATTTTTACCTTTGTTTCTGTTGCAAATAAAAGCAGAAACGTAATGCTATGATTCTATATCAGAAATATAAAAGTCGGGTTTTTGGTTTTTAACTTTTGATTGGAGATTTGCGAAGAATGGGTATTTCTGTGTTAATTGTTGGCATTCTAGTAGCATCCTCCTTGGCTTTTGTTTGAACATTGGGCTTCTCTTTTGGCGGACCTTACGCCTTTGTTTTTTTCTGTTCCACAAGATTGTCCTTCTCAACAACCTTATCCTTGGCTTTTACCTTATTGCCCTTGCCTTTTGCATCTTCGTTATTCTTCCTCATTTCCTTCAATCTATTTAAAAGCTCTCCCTTTCCCGCTGTAAATTCTTTAACTTTCCCAATCAGCGCTGTCCTCATGTTATTTATGTCAGCTAAAAGTAATGCCGCTGCTATTTCTAACCAGTAGTAGCGCCTATGCACTTTCGACTGCAAATCAGCTTCAAACAACTGCCCCTCATAGCGAATCATGTGCATCATTAAGAAGTTTTCTGATTCAGTATTGTTTGCTTCTTTCTTTTGCCAATTGAAACTCGTGTTGACAACATCAAAATCTATTACGTTATGCGCTCTGTCAACATTTTTCCCTGCTAggaaatcactcatgtgataggcCTACAATAATTAGTTATACTATTAGTCATTATTTTGTCAAACAATCATATTCATTTACTGTATACACTCAACCTATCCTAGCCACAATATCAGACAATTGTATGACATGTCACTAGCAAGAATATCAATAAACCATACCACCGAATCTGTGACCTTGTATATTTGTCTGCTCCCGATTGTCGTACTCTGTATTGTCTAACACTTCAATCGTCTCGGTTTTGAAATTTACACAAACACGAAGTAGTGTTCTTGCAACACCATCGGAATAAAAACCAAATCTGCTTCCATGTTACATGGGGCGTGTTTCTTCTTATGAATTTGTCCCATTCTTGAATATCTTTTCCCTCTTCGCTTCTTTGCCTTCAGTAACATCTACTATTGATTCATGtagtgtatatatatgtatatatataagtTAAGAAATCCTTTACATTTAAGATTTACTACATTTTAATCAAAACGTGAATATGTATAAACAATATCACTTTTACGTTTGCTATATCACAGTTCCTGAAGTGTGACCctgataaacaatatcacaaaggcATACTAAAAAAATATCACGAGTTCATGGTAAATAATATCGGTATGGATGTGAACCAATATCAGAACATTATACTTGATTGTAGACAATATCATCGCAATACTAAAAAATATCAGTTATTTAAAAGGCGTCtactttgaaacaatatcacaatcattTAAAAACAATATCACTTGTCGCTGGCAACATTTATCAATTTTAAATCCCTATCTAATTTCAGCATTAATTAAACAATATCAATTTGTGTATGCaataatatcacactatgtaccccaacaatatcacattttaaataagtgatatttttAATCAAAGCGTGAATATGTATAAATCAAAAGCAGAATGTCGACTTACCATGTGTCGAATTCCAAAAAACAATAAACTTGTTTCACAGGGTTCTGTGTGCTCAATGTGATTAAGAATTAGTGACCAACATTCAATCACATTGTTGTTGACATGTACACTTGGAAGCAACGACAATATATCTGTCTTGCAAGGTTTTGATCATCCGAACTTGGCAACAACCTCACTGCTCAAAACATTAACACCAATGTTCAAAAATTGTCAGATTAACTGTGACAGTGATAACCAATCACATATTTAAAAGGTGATCCTTATAAAAAATATCACAGTCCACGCTAAATAATATCAGTGCCCTTATGAATCACTATCAGAACATCATACTTGATTGTAGACAATATCATCCCAATACTAaaaaatatcacttatttaaaaggtgtctaatttgaaacaatatcacaatcatttaaaaaaaatatcacaTTTCTTTGGCAACATTTATAAATTTAAAAGCCCTACTTATTTTTCAGAATCAATTTAACAATATCATACTGTGTAtgtaacaatatcacactatgtaccacaacaatatcaaaattaaGTGAACAAAAATCAGAACAACATCTTTCTTTATGTGACACTTGATTATATACAATATCATGCTTTTATACCAGTTTCTACTCTAAAACAATATCAAACCCATTAACGTACAATATCACATGACACTAGCAACAATATCACCTTTTGTAATTCTTTTGTCAAACTTAGATATCATTGCAAATATTATCAGACCATTAATAAAAAAAGTTGCAGAAAAATATATGTTTTAAAGAACCTTTTATTTTTGATAGCGGGGTCGTCCAATAGGCAGTAGTCAATCACTTCTTTCCTCGTAGTCAACATGTTTGCACACAGCGACTTGTTTAACTTCATAAATCTTGAGACGAACTCAAATTTAGGATCAGCCACACCACAGTTCAACGTGCATCCAAGGCCATCGGATTTCCCCCTTTTACCGCTACCAACGACACTGGCAGAACCATCTTCTCCAGTAGCTAGAAACGTTTTATATTACAGTATTTAATATatattttgtatttataataataaaaaaaaattcaatgtaGAAGTCAGTGTTTAAAAATATAACCTTTTATTTTTGATAGCGGGGTCTTAACTTTGTTTTTCCCACCTTTTTCTCTCTTGCTTTGTTTTTTCCCTCTTTGTCTTTTTGCCAGCAACTTAGTTAACAGTATAGCTTTTGTGGCAGTAAAGGTTGTAACTCTCTTCCAGACCTGACTCCTATCTTTATTCAAATCACTCAATACGAGCGTTGCTGCCACCTCTCCCCTGTATAACTGTCTCATGTTTGCATCGCTTAGTTCACAATGAAAAAGGctcaccaacaaagaacatcatGTGAAACATCATGAATAGTCCACAGTCCAGGTTCAACTCTTTCGATTGCCAATGAAACTTCACATTATTCATTTCGTAGTCCTTCACCTTTAGCCCAATTTCAATACCTTTCGTGTTGAGGTAGTCACCATAAAGAGTCGCCTGTATATGATTAATGTAAACAACTTTTCAATTTCAAGCTTATCGAACAAAACCATTATACCATTAGTTATTTGTTTTCAATATTGTACTTACAGCCATATGAGCCATGTGTACGTGCTCCTCGTCTTGGAATTCATCATACTCTCTGTTGTCCAAATAGAACATTTTCTgcctcttcaaatcaacacagatACAGACGTAGTGCTCTTCGTAGACCAAAGGTATGAACACCTTTAGATGAAAATAATATTAGGaaacaatttaacaaaaatcTGAATAAAAATATCACAGTACATACCAGACAATATCATTCTTAATAATATTTTTTGTCCCTCTGAAGTTTTTTTGTATGTTGTAAAATAATATCAACCAGTTTACCCAATAATATCAGAGTCTGTACCAAAACAATATCAATGTTAACAGACTTTTAAATCCCTATCGATTGTTGTTATTTTTAAGAAGCTATAAAACAATGTCAACCATTGTACATAATAATATCACACTGTCAAATATTAGGGAAAAAAAGtgattcattttcattttttgggAGACAATATCACAATTAAGAAGTAACAATATCACACAATAGTATGCACAATATCACAGTTGAATTTAAGAATTGTTTTTAAGAACAATATCAATAGTAACTGCTAACAATATCATACATAATACATAACAATATCACTGATAAAAGTAGAAATGTCTCACCATATCTGAATTCAAATTCAGTGGCTCCTTAAAAAGAGCTGACCACGTGTCCCATGTGTCATATACTGTTTGCTTAAGTTTTGCCAATTCATCAATATTATCTTCATCGAATTTTAAGATTTTTTCTATATCACCCTGTTGTTCATAAGGGAATCTTATTAGTCTCCATAAAACACATTCTACAATACCTAATTTAAAAGATGATAATATGTGTGTTTCCATACCGAGTGGGCAATGCCATAGAAAATTCTTGTCAATTTGTCGTTTCCCTTTTGAGTAATTTGGAACTCATTGAGCAGTATTGCCCATGCTTCAATTACCACTGCTTCTATCTTCGTGTTAGGCAACAAGGACTCAATATCTTCCCTTTGTATACAATGGAAAGTTCCAAAGTTGCAGACAATTTCTCTATTCCATTTTGCAAAAATATTagcatattagttatttttttaaaGTACTAATATGGTGCAAATTAAGTCATGTCTTACATTTAAAAAATTGTTTAAAGAGTGACTTACAAATTCTTTGAATGTATGGTCCGTAAGGAAGCAATAATCCATTACGTCCTTCCGATTCTTCAAGACAGGTTCAAATAAATTGTCGCTTCACGAACATCGATTCGATACAAGGATATCATCTTTTTGGCAAACCACATTGAAAAGTACACCCCAAATTGTGAGGTACCATATCTATTTGAAGCAGGGTATCTGTCGAGTGCAACAAATATTCACTGATATTTCCCTTCCCTGCTGTATCTAAACCAGCATTTGTTACAATTTCTTTTAATTTAGTCACCACATTACTATCGTCATTCATTTTATCAACCACAAGTTCTGTTTCAACAGGCTCCTTATCAATCACAACATCTTTTTCAACTCCCTTTCCTGAATTGAACTGATTAACAGCCTCGTCCAATTGAGTCGCCACTTCGTGAACCTCATTGGCCTTCTCTTTCTCGGCCTCTTTTTCAACACAATGCTGATATGTTGTATCATGATGAACGTCTTCATTTGTTTTGTCTTCAACAGGCTGTGTTACTCCAAAATCAACATTTGGAAGAACCTCCTCCAATTGAGTCACAACATTTGTACCCTGATTGTCCTTCTCCTTCTCTGCTTTTTCCCTTGTAGCAATATCAACCTCCTTATTGATAACCTCATCTTCAACATTCTCGTTATTTTTTCCAGCCTCTCTATCAATGTCCTCCTGATTTGTTGAACCATTATTACCCACCTCATTGTGTGCCTCTTGGACAGTCTTCATAACTCCCAAACCTTCATTTGTTTCCAAATTAATGTTTTCATTCAACTGAGTCAACACATTTGTCTCTTCATTAATGGTTTCATTATCTGTTTCCGTCTTTGGCTCTAGGAGTTGTAACACGATTCATATCCTCCCTAGCCCGTCCTCCTCCGAAAACAATATTGTCTACTATGTCATTCAAATTTGAATACATATCATAATCCTCATCATCTTTTTTCCATCATCAGCAGTATCCAAGTTTGTAATATCAATAATTTCTTCACCTTCTTCCTCGTGATCACCGCTTGATTTGAAGATCTTGATCTGTACATCCTCCATATTTTTTGTTCAATTCCGCGTACTGAATTTTTAACATGTCAGTCAGTACATCAAACGAGGGAAGCCCTTTTCTTACTTTCGCCCTTTCATAAGACCTTGCTATCAACCCATCCATAAAGGCATGATATCcaatatctttcatgaaaggcAAAGTTTGTGTATTGGGAGTATCTTGTTCTTGCTTTTCTGATGTATCATAATTATCGTGTTTTCTTCTTGACTTCTTTTTCAGTTTCAACATCTTTACTACAGTCTTTTGTGGCGGTGAGTTTGGGTAGAAATAGTTCTTTCATCTATTGAATTCTTTGGGTTTCGTTTTGATGAACTTCTTCATGTTATGTACAAATCTTGAAAAGAACAACTCGTTGTCCCTCTTTATCGTGAGATAAGCTTCATGAGCACTCGCCAAATGACAtaataaaaattttaaacaagAGTATTAAATATTTAATCACAAAGAATATCATAATTTATTGAAAAATATCACCATTATTCTTTTATAATATCACAACATTACACTTGCTTGTAGATGTTACCtatttgtgtgatattgttttacaatatcacactttatgtGACACAATATCACTCTATTTGTCTTACTGCGAATCAATATCATAAGCATTACAATTGGTTGCTATTATGAAAAAATATCACAAATAGCCACCATAAATATCACAGATTAAGTAATGAACAATATCACGGTTTGATAAAATATCATTATCATTAACAAAATTTAGTCTCCCTGGCAGTTTTTAGATTATGGTAAAACAATATCAACTTGGGTAAACAAAAGTATCACAATGTATtcaaaacaatatcaaagtaagaagaaaaggaATAGATGTAACTGTAAGGACAACAAAAAGACATTAGTACTTACATCCATTGCTCTTGCTTTGATTTCTTTATCAGTTTCAACTCCTATAGGCAGCTTAATCATGATGTAGCCCTCTTTTCCTTCAGGTTCagcttcatcatcatctttctcaGAGGTTTGTGTAAGTCTCATCTCCGGTTCTTCTGAAAAATTAATCATCTCTTGTTAGCAACTGAAATTTTATCTTTATCAAAGACTCAAAGAAACATACTGTAACAGCTTGAGTACTTAATCATAAATATACATAGGAATGTTGTATTGTCTCCAGACCTTGATGTGATAAACAGATTGGGTactcaattttcaaaattggtgCATTC
The sequence above is a segment of the Silene latifolia isolate original U9 population unplaced genomic scaffold, ASM4854445v1 scaffold_180, whole genome shotgun sequence genome. Coding sequences within it:
- the LOC141638113 gene encoding protein FAR1-RELATED SEQUENCE 5-like, whose protein sequence is MVKASNPKQTKVTRIGCKVRIFFRFVIKEIDQVQVPFFVVDQFHVAHNHRLSPLKYREFQKKCRNLALQHKQTIVDNCKVNIGPTSTFRSVKEYVDGYENIGASLTEFKNFGREIKCFIGLKDAQMFNKCLFRVFWADAAARRNYALYGEAVTFDPTYSTNKYNMIFAPFTGVDHHKKSVTFGASLMSREND